One window from the genome of Haladaptatus paucihalophilus DX253 encodes:
- a CDS encoding helix-turn-helix domain-containing protein: MAVIAELTLQSKSFPLGDLLTTGTDIHIEFERVVPVGPRVVPVFWAWGDDLSDFETRVRDGSYVNDLTELDRVDDRVLYLMDWEIPDEAFLEGLQETNSIIRTAEGYDDEDWSFELLFPSYDDLSEFHNYSLENDVEYTLGRIYTLREVGKNRPPLSLTEEQREALLLALQRGYFSTPSRVTLDELATELDISQQALSERIRRGNESLLEQTLLGADDGNKHE, from the coding sequence ATGGCTGTCATTGCAGAACTCACCCTCCAGTCGAAGAGCTTTCCGCTCGGGGACCTCCTGACCACGGGAACGGACATCCACATCGAGTTCGAGCGCGTCGTTCCGGTCGGCCCGCGCGTCGTTCCGGTTTTCTGGGCGTGGGGGGACGACCTGTCGGATTTCGAAACGCGGGTACGTGACGGGTCGTACGTCAACGACCTCACGGAACTCGACCGCGTGGACGACCGCGTTCTCTATCTAATGGATTGGGAGATTCCCGACGAAGCCTTCCTCGAAGGGTTACAGGAGACGAACAGCATCATCAGAACCGCGGAAGGCTACGACGACGAGGACTGGTCGTTCGAACTGCTCTTTCCGTCGTACGACGACCTCTCCGAGTTCCACAACTACAGCCTCGAAAACGACGTCGAGTACACCCTCGGTCGCATCTATACGCTCAGGGAAGTCGGGAAAAATCGACCGCCCCTGTCGCTGACCGAGGAACAACGGGAGGCGTTGCTCCTCGCACTCCAACGGGGATATTTCTCCACGCCGAGTCGTGTGACCCTCGACGAGTTGGCGACGGAACTGGACATCAGCCAACAGGCGCTGTCCGAGCGGATTCGTCGCGGAAACGAGTCCCTCCTCGAACAGACGCTTTTGGGAGCGGACGACGGCAACAAGCATGAATGA
- a CDS encoding ribose 1,5-bisphosphate isomerase, with amino-acid sequence MNDPAITPAVTAVADDIAEMEIRGAAAIADAAAAAIGEQAQASEADTPEEFRAEIRAAARRLHETRPTAVSLPNALRYVLQGMEGNTVAELRDSIVATVVEFRRELDQAQDNLGQIGANRLRDGDTIMTHCHSTDALSCVRHALNDGKDISAIVKETRPRKQGHITARQLRDWDVPVTLIVDNAARRYLNDADHVLVGADSIAADGSVINKIGTSGLAVNARERGVPIMVAAQTLKLHPGTMTGHTVEIEMRDEREVLPDAEREAVGDVRVENPAFDVTPPRYVDAIVTERGQFPPESIVTLMRELFGDQQNGEPWDERS; translated from the coding sequence ATGAACGACCCTGCTATCACGCCCGCCGTCACCGCCGTCGCGGACGACATCGCCGAGATGGAGATCCGCGGCGCGGCGGCCATCGCCGACGCGGCGGCCGCGGCCATCGGCGAGCAGGCGCAAGCCAGCGAGGCCGACACCCCGGAGGAGTTCCGGGCGGAGATTCGCGCCGCCGCCCGGCGACTCCACGAAACCCGGCCGACCGCGGTGAGCCTCCCGAACGCCCTGCGCTACGTCTTGCAGGGGATGGAAGGGAACACCGTGGCGGAACTGCGAGACAGCATCGTGGCGACCGTCGTGGAGTTCCGTCGGGAACTCGACCAAGCGCAGGACAACCTCGGGCAAATCGGCGCGAACCGCCTCCGCGACGGCGACACCATCATGACCCATTGTCACTCGACTGACGCGCTCTCTTGCGTCCGCCACGCGCTGAACGACGGCAAGGATATCAGCGCCATCGTGAAGGAAACCCGACCACGGAAGCAAGGCCACATCACCGCCCGCCAACTGCGCGACTGGGACGTGCCCGTTACCCTCATCGTGGACAACGCGGCCCGACGGTATCTGAACGACGCGGACCACGTTCTCGTCGGCGCGGACTCCATCGCCGCCGACGGGAGCGTCATCAACAAGATCGGCACGTCTGGATTGGCCGTCAACGCCCGCGAACGCGGCGTTCCCATCATGGTCGCCGCACAGACGCTGAAACTCCATCCGGGGACGATGACGGGCCACACCGTCGAAATCGAGATGCGAGACGAGCGGGAGGTCCTCCCCGACGCGGAACGCGAGGCGGTGGGCGACGTGCGCGTCGAGAACCCGGCGTTCGACGTGACGCCGCCGCGATACGTGGACGCCATCGTCACCGAACGCGGACAGTTTCCGCCGGAGAGCATCGTGACGCTGATGCGCGAGCTGTTCGGGGACCAACAGAACGGTGAACCGTGGGACGAACGATCCTGA
- a CDS encoding phosphate-starvation-inducible PsiE family protein, whose product MDLDTPIAASESVMRVAELVAAYLLVGLFVVGLLDFGFLALSFLRAGRATDPRTLIELVDIVLLLFIVAEIYRTVIAYVESEGEVGVVRATVYAGIIALVRKAITFQIDGYSSVTNAAIAAGSYTLLLVGLGTVLWVVSRR is encoded by the coding sequence ATGGACCTCGACACGCCGATAGCCGCCTCGGAGTCGGTGATGCGCGTCGCCGAACTCGTCGCCGCCTATCTGCTCGTCGGCCTGTTCGTCGTCGGCCTCCTCGATTTCGGGTTCCTCGCGCTCTCTTTTCTTCGCGCCGGTCGTGCGACCGACCCGCGAACCCTCATCGAACTGGTCGATATCGTGTTGCTGTTGTTCATCGTCGCCGAAATCTATCGGACGGTCATCGCCTACGTGGAGTCCGAGGGCGAAGTCGGCGTCGTGCGAGCGACGGTTTACGCGGGCATCATCGCGCTGGTCCGCAAGGCAATCACGTTCCAAATCGACGGCTATTCGTCGGTCACGAACGCCGCCATCGCCGCCGGGTCGTACACGCTGTTGCTCGTCGGACTCGGGACGGTGCTGTGGGTCGTGTCCCGACGATAG
- the deoC gene encoding deoxyribose-phosphate aldolase, translated as MNESELAAKIDHTVLGPETTLADVEAVLDDAEEYGMNACIPPCYVAEAAEYAPDVTLATVVGFPHGQHATDAKRDEAVGAWDDGADELDMVINVGRLTAGDHDAVRADIEEVVAAVPIPVKVIIETALLTDEEKHDACRLAKEADAAFVKTSTGFADGGAEVEDVELMAEYLPVKASGGIGDYEKAKAMLDAGAERIGASSGVEIVEDFRG; from the coding sequence ATGAACGAATCAGAACTCGCTGCAAAAATCGACCACACGGTGTTGGGACCGGAGACGACCCTCGCGGACGTGGAAGCCGTGCTCGATGACGCCGAGGAGTACGGAATGAACGCCTGCATCCCGCCGTGCTACGTGGCGGAGGCCGCCGAGTACGCCCCGGACGTGACGCTCGCAACCGTCGTCGGGTTCCCGCACGGCCAGCACGCGACCGACGCCAAGCGCGACGAAGCGGTCGGCGCGTGGGACGACGGCGCGGACGAACTGGATATGGTCATCAACGTCGGGCGACTGACGGCGGGCGACCACGACGCGGTGCGGGCGGATATCGAGGAAGTCGTCGCCGCCGTCCCGATTCCGGTGAAGGTCATCATCGAGACGGCGCTCCTCACCGACGAGGAGAAACACGACGCCTGCCGATTGGCGAAGGAGGCGGACGCGGCGTTCGTCAAGACTTCCACTGGATTCGCGGACGGTGGCGCGGAAGTCGAGGACGTGGAACTGATGGCCGAGTACCTCCCCGTCAAGGCGAGCGGCGGCATCGGCGATTACGAAAAAGCGAAGGCGATGCTCGACGCCGGTGCCGAGCGCATCGGCGCGAGCAGCGGCGTCGAAATCGTCGAGGATTTCCGCGGATAG
- a CDS encoding mechanosensitive ion channel family protein: MTQHDIFTGTVLQAGGLPPWVQDPLTGFVAFLPRLVGAVVVLLIGWVIGRGAAAVVRRVSDRIELDRMVLDTPLGRMLGGTEGSVASAFGKLAAWFVYALAILAAANVLAIPRLSLWVATAVSYLPALIAGLLVIILGFIVADFIGDAIMRTRAATHTDYTVWFATGTRMFLYFTAIVIGLDTMGISVGILYVFARALAWGLAAAIAIGVGVSFGWGGRDYVASHIDGWMSSAREGTPSPQPSDDD, encoded by the coding sequence ATGACACAGCACGATATCTTCACCGGTACCGTCTTACAAGCAGGTGGGCTTCCACCGTGGGTCCAAGACCCCCTCACGGGGTTCGTCGCGTTCCTGCCGCGACTGGTCGGGGCGGTCGTCGTCCTGCTCATCGGGTGGGTCATCGGCCGCGGCGCGGCGGCCGTCGTCCGCCGGGTTTCGGACCGAATCGAACTCGACAGGATGGTCCTCGACACGCCGCTCGGGCGGATGCTCGGGGGAACCGAAGGGTCGGTCGCTAGTGCGTTCGGCAAACTAGCCGCGTGGTTCGTCTACGCGCTCGCCATCCTCGCGGCAGCGAACGTGCTCGCCATCCCCAGACTATCGTTGTGGGTCGCAACGGCGGTGTCGTACCTGCCAGCGCTTATCGCCGGACTGTTGGTCATCATCCTGGGGTTCATCGTGGCCGACTTCATCGGCGACGCCATCATGCGAACTCGCGCGGCGACCCACACCGACTACACGGTCTGGTTCGCCACGGGAACTCGGATGTTCCTGTACTTCACCGCCATCGTCATCGGGTTGGACACGATGGGCATCAGCGTCGGCATCCTGTACGTCTTCGCGCGTGCCCTGGCGTGGGGCCTCGCGGCCGCCATCGCCATCGGCGTCGGCGTCTCCTTCGGTTGGGGTGGCCGCGATTACGTGGCGAGCCACATCGACGGGTGGATGAGCAGCGCACGCGAGGGAACGCCCAGTCCGCAACCGAGCGACGACGACTGA
- a CDS encoding outer membrane protein assembly factor BamB family protein, protein MRSPSRRDFLAALGTTATITATAGCASTESRSDDAAYAAGDRPDWPTAGHDGVNTGYNPKGHGPRSTPKIAWKTRLGMTTGPPVAAADRVFVPDAKKLVCYDAADGTQRWEYEPPGDGNIWSAPTVRDGTAYVSGPDESVTAVDVKSGTKQLMFETTGYVSGSPRLDSDGESLFVGTSDGWIHCFDLEENEERWRQQAYGEIDAPLAVAHDRTLFATTYWGEVYAFSATNGGRMWRRKLPSIITAAPTLVEQSLYVPGFKGQVFCLDTNAGAGGTKWKTERGGNVSTHLAIAGGTIFGVTGDKLHAIDADSGESRWSFGLTDTSSCSPAVAGDTVYVGDGSGTVYGIKTNGGSGVGDTRFGAKRWKLRLDGRIRDAFAVADGTLFAATDSSDNAPMLYALREE, encoded by the coding sequence ATGCGCTCTCCATCACGGCGGGATTTTCTCGCCGCCCTCGGCACTACCGCGACCATCACCGCGACCGCTGGTTGTGCGTCCACCGAATCGCGGTCGGACGACGCCGCCTACGCAGCGGGTGACCGACCCGACTGGCCGACGGCCGGACACGACGGGGTGAACACCGGCTACAATCCGAAGGGCCACGGCCCGCGTTCAACCCCGAAAATAGCGTGGAAGACGCGCCTCGGGATGACGACCGGGCCGCCGGTCGCCGCCGCCGACCGGGTCTTCGTCCCGGACGCGAAGAAGCTCGTCTGCTACGACGCGGCGGACGGAACGCAACGCTGGGAGTACGAACCCCCGGGCGACGGAAACATCTGGTCGGCACCGACCGTCAGGGACGGAACCGCCTACGTGAGCGGCCCCGACGAATCGGTGACGGCGGTGGACGTGAAATCGGGAACGAAACAACTGATGTTCGAGACCACGGGCTACGTCTCCGGTTCGCCGCGGCTCGATTCCGACGGCGAGTCGCTGTTCGTCGGGACGAGCGACGGCTGGATTCACTGCTTCGATTTGGAGGAGAACGAGGAGCGCTGGCGACAGCAGGCGTACGGGGAGATAGACGCGCCGCTGGCGGTGGCCCACGACCGAACGCTGTTCGCCACGACGTACTGGGGGGAGGTGTACGCCTTTTCGGCCACGAACGGCGGCCGGATGTGGCGGCGGAAACTCCCGAGTATCATCACTGCCGCGCCGACGCTCGTCGAGCAGTCGCTGTACGTCCCCGGTTTCAAGGGACAGGTGTTCTGTCTCGACACCAACGCGGGGGCGGGCGGCACGAAGTGGAAGACGGAACGCGGTGGCAACGTTTCGACGCACCTCGCCATCGCTGGCGGGACGATTTTCGGCGTCACGGGCGACAAACTTCACGCCATCGACGCCGACTCCGGGGAGTCCCGCTGGTCGTTCGGACTGACGGACACCAGTTCGTGTTCACCGGCGGTCGCGGGGGATACCGTTTACGTCGGTGACGGAAGCGGGACCGTGTACGGCATCAAAACGAACGGCGGGTCCGGCGTCGGCGACACCCGATTCGGCGCGAAGCGGTGGAAACTCCGTCTCGACGGACGGATTCGGGACGCCTTCGCCGTCGCGGATGGAACGCTGTTCGCCGCCACCGATTCGAGCGACAACGCGCCGATGTTGTACGCGCTCCGAGAGGAGTGA
- a CDS encoding tRNA (N(6)-L-threonylcarbamoyladenosine(37)-C(2))-methylthiotransferase gives MARYHIETYGCTSNRGESRQIESALRDAGHYRVEGPEQADVAIMNTCTVVEKTERNMVRRAKELQSETADLIITGCMALAQGDEFRTEDVDAQIMHWDDVPTAVTNGECPTPGPGVEPVLDGVVGILPIARGCMSDCSYCITKHATGKIDSPSVEENVEKARALVHAGAKELRITGQDTGVYGWDRGERKLHVLLDRICNEIEGDFRVRVGMANPKGVHGIREELAQVFAENDELYNFIHAPVQSGSNDVLGDMRRQHQVEEYVEIVETFDEYLDYWTLSTDFIVGFPTETDDDHEQSMALLRETRPEKLNVTRFSKRPNTDAAKMKGLGGTKKKERSKEMSELKMDIVGAAYDEMVGTEKRVMVVEEGTGDSVKCRDEAYRQIIVQNATEHGIEPGDFLDVEVTSHQTVYAFGTPV, from the coding sequence ATGGCCCGGTATCACATCGAAACGTACGGCTGTACCTCGAATCGCGGCGAGAGTCGCCAGATAGAGTCCGCACTGCGCGACGCTGGCCACTACCGCGTCGAGGGTCCCGAGCAGGCCGACGTTGCGATAATGAACACATGTACTGTCGTGGAGAAGACGGAGCGGAACATGGTTCGCCGGGCGAAAGAACTGCAATCGGAGACGGCGGACCTCATCATCACGGGGTGTATGGCGCTGGCGCAGGGCGACGAATTCCGAACCGAGGACGTGGACGCCCAAATCATGCACTGGGACGACGTTCCGACGGCGGTCACGAACGGCGAGTGTCCGACCCCCGGACCGGGCGTCGAACCCGTGCTGGACGGCGTGGTCGGCATCCTGCCCATCGCCCGCGGCTGTATGTCCGACTGTTCGTACTGCATCACGAAGCACGCGACGGGCAAAATCGACTCGCCCTCCGTCGAGGAAAACGTCGAGAAGGCCCGCGCGCTCGTTCACGCGGGTGCGAAGGAACTCAGGATTACCGGACAGGACACCGGCGTCTACGGCTGGGACCGCGGCGAGCGGAAACTCCACGTCCTGCTCGACCGCATCTGCAACGAAATCGAGGGCGACTTCCGGGTCCGCGTCGGCATGGCGAACCCGAAGGGCGTCCACGGCATCCGCGAGGAACTCGCGCAAGTGTTCGCCGAGAACGACGAACTGTACAACTTCATCCACGCGCCAGTCCAGTCCGGGTCGAACGACGTGCTCGGTGACATGCGCCGCCAGCACCAGGTCGAGGAGTACGTGGAAATCGTCGAAACGTTCGACGAGTACCTCGACTACTGGACGCTCTCGACGGACTTCATCGTCGGCTTCCCGACCGAAACCGACGACGACCACGAACAGAGCATGGCGCTCCTCCGCGAGACGCGCCCCGAGAAGCTGAACGTCACCCGCTTCTCGAAGCGCCCGAACACCGACGCTGCGAAGATGAAGGGTCTCGGCGGCACCAAGAAAAAGGAGCGCTCCAAGGAGATGTCCGAACTCAAGATGGACATCGTGGGCGCGGCCTACGACGAGATGGTCGGCACCGAAAAGCGCGTCATGGTCGTCGAGGAGGGCACCGGCGATTCCGTCAAGTGCCGCGACGAGGCCTACCGCCAAATCATCGTCCAGAACGCCACCGAACACGGCATCGAACCCGGCGACTTCCTCGACGTGGAAGTCACCAGCCACCAGACCGTCTACGCGTTCGGAACGCCGGTCTGA
- a CDS encoding plastocyanin/azurin family copper-binding protein, producing the protein MTSIFDRRAMLKATGTVLVGASLGGCLADGNSGSESDDSPADVTVVVGPGGDLTFDPDDLEITTGTTVAWKWEGNNHNIVVEDQPDGADWNGTPGADTKIYNEGYRYTYTFDVPGTYDYYCNPHRAAGMVGSITVTKDGKGTNGTEDGTGTDPDRKGIEDDGKGSETGGPTIPEDHATTADLPVRVGLDGDRTFTPGTERPLVVPAGTEVTFVWETDGNNIVVEDQPHDASWTGTPGGMSRVYDAEYRYTHTFDVPGKYEFYSAPYESAGMTGTIYVSK; encoded by the coding sequence ATGACCTCCATCTTCGACAGACGAGCGATGTTGAAAGCGACGGGTACCGTGCTCGTCGGTGCTTCTCTCGGCGGCTGTTTGGCGGACGGAAACTCCGGGTCGGAGTCGGACGACTCACCCGCCGACGTCACCGTCGTCGTCGGTCCCGGCGGCGACCTGACGTTCGACCCCGACGACCTCGAAATCACCACCGGAACGACGGTCGCGTGGAAGTGGGAAGGGAACAACCACAACATCGTCGTGGAAGACCAACCCGACGGCGCGGACTGGAACGGCACGCCCGGCGCGGACACCAAAATCTACAACGAGGGCTATCGCTACACCTACACCTTCGACGTACCCGGAACGTACGACTACTACTGCAACCCCCACCGAGCGGCGGGCATGGTCGGCAGCATCACCGTCACGAAGGACGGAAAAGGTACGAACGGAACCGAAGACGGAACGGGAACCGACCCCGACAGGAAAGGAATCGAAGACGATGGGAAGGGGAGCGAAACCGGCGGACCCACGATTCCCGAAGACCACGCGACGACGGCCGACCTCCCCGTTCGGGTCGGTCTCGACGGCGACCGGACGTTCACGCCCGGAACGGAGCGCCCGCTCGTCGTTCCCGCGGGAACGGAAGTCACGTTCGTCTGGGAGACGGACGGGAACAACATCGTCGTGGAGGACCAGCCCCACGACGCGAGTTGGACCGGCACGCCCGGCGGCATGAGCAGGGTCTACGACGCGGAGTATCGCTACACGCACACCTTCGACGTGCCCGGAAAATACGAGTTCTACAGCGCCCCGTACGAGAGCGCGGGCATGACGGGAACGATATACGTCTCGAAGTGA
- a CDS encoding cation diffusion facilitator family transporter: MNRAGAIRTAGAVILTANLILALAKGGVWFQTGSLAVGSEAINSLSDAIYSLVVLAGLYLTTQPPDFEHPHGHERIEPFVSLFVALGVFAAGGLVLYRAASAIFSGDITTTTSYLAVGVLVGSGVVKYALFRYCLRIGEAVNSPAVIAAGLDNRNDILTAGAALVGVLGGRIGLPILDPLAAGVVSFGILYTGWEIVRDNVDYLVGRAPPEDLRATIVRRALSNPDVEGVHDVVAHYVGPEIDVSMHIEVEGDRTLIEAHNIETDVIRSIRDIPEVDDVFIHVDPKELGEWKSDTEADRLAETTIPEDAERREELSE, encoded by the coding sequence ATGAACCGGGCGGGGGCGATTCGGACCGCGGGTGCCGTCATCCTCACGGCGAACCTCATCTTAGCGCTCGCCAAGGGTGGCGTCTGGTTTCAGACCGGGAGCCTCGCGGTCGGGTCCGAGGCCATCAACAGCCTCTCGGACGCGATTTACAGTCTCGTCGTCCTCGCGGGACTGTACCTGACGACGCAACCGCCGGACTTCGAGCACCCGCACGGTCACGAGCGAATCGAGCCGTTCGTCTCATTGTTCGTCGCGCTCGGCGTGTTCGCGGCGGGTGGCTTGGTGCTCTACCGAGCCGCGAGTGCGATTTTCTCCGGGGACATCACGACGACGACGAGCTACCTCGCCGTGGGCGTCCTCGTCGGGAGCGGCGTCGTCAAGTACGCCCTCTTCCGCTACTGCTTGCGAATCGGCGAGGCGGTCAACTCGCCCGCCGTAATCGCGGCCGGACTGGACAACCGAAACGACATTTTGACGGCCGGGGCGGCGCTGGTCGGCGTTCTCGGCGGTCGAATCGGACTGCCCATCCTCGATCCGCTCGCGGCGGGAGTCGTCTCGTTCGGTATCCTCTACACCGGGTGGGAGATCGTCCGTGACAACGTTGACTATCTGGTCGGGCGGGCACCGCCGGAAGACCTCCGCGCGACAATCGTCCGGCGGGCGCTCTCGAACCCCGACGTGGAGGGCGTCCACGACGTCGTTGCCCACTACGTCGGCCCCGAAATCGACGTGAGCATGCACATCGAGGTCGAGGGCGACCGAACGCTCATCGAAGCCCACAACATCGAAACCGACGTCATCCGGTCCATTCGGGATATCCCGGAGGTGGACGACGTGTTCATCCACGTTGACCCGAAGGAACTCGGCGAGTGGAAATCCGACACCGAGGCCGACCGACTGGCGGAGACGACGATTCCGGAGGATGCGGAACGCCGTGAGGAACTGTCGGAGTGA
- a CDS encoding HIT family protein — protein sequence MQQVFAPWRMEWVERDTDEEFEGCVFCAFPKRDDDREHLVVARNDHAVVMLNNYPYNPGHVMVIPNEHERDYAALGEETLLGHARMKQRTFDAMEAAFSPDGFNAGLNIGEGSGGSIDHLHTHVVPRWTGDTNFMPVISDTKVIVEGLDDTYDKLHAAFAEQDGATVPDADSAVSFVD from the coding sequence ATGCAACAGGTCTTCGCACCGTGGCGGATGGAGTGGGTCGAACGCGACACCGACGAGGAGTTCGAAGGCTGTGTCTTCTGTGCCTTCCCGAAGCGGGACGACGACCGGGAACACCTCGTCGTCGCGCGGAACGACCACGCGGTGGTCATGCTGAACAACTACCCGTACAATCCGGGGCACGTGATGGTCATCCCGAACGAGCACGAACGCGACTACGCGGCGCTCGGCGAGGAAACGCTGCTCGGTCACGCGCGAATGAAACAGCGAACGTTCGACGCGATGGAAGCGGCGTTTTCGCCCGACGGCTTCAACGCCGGGCTGAACATCGGCGAGGGAAGCGGCGGTTCCATCGACCACCTCCACACGCACGTCGTCCCGCGCTGGACCGGCGACACGAACTTCATGCCCGTCATCTCGGACACGAAGGTCATCGTGGAAGGACTCGACGACACCTACGACAAACTCCACGCCGCGTTCGCCGAACAGGACGGCGCGACCGTTCCGGACGCGGATTCGGCGGTGTCGTTCGTGGACTGA
- a CDS encoding potassium channel family protein, with protein sequence MYLIIVGAGDIGSQLISIATQNSNDVVVIEKDAERAERASMEFDCLVLNNDATILDTLEEAGAERADALISTTDQDATNIMVSLLGQELEVPSLVSVVHNPEHMSIFRQIGVNVIENPQRLIADYLYRAVKRPSIKDYMKVGDRAEVFEITVDSYAPIAGLTLSAAADDELFDEGMLVVAIERDDEVITPRGNTEIRGGDLITVFSEKGATPEVTDIFGHYEDHN encoded by the coding sequence ATGTATCTCATCATCGTCGGTGCGGGCGACATCGGCTCGCAGCTCATCAGCATTGCGACACAGAACAGCAACGACGTGGTGGTAATCGAGAAGGACGCGGAGCGGGCGGAACGCGCCTCGATGGAGTTCGACTGCCTCGTCCTCAACAACGACGCGACCATCCTCGATACGCTGGAGGAAGCGGGTGCCGAACGCGCGGACGCGCTCATCAGCACGACCGACCAGGACGCGACGAACATCATGGTCAGCCTGCTGGGACAGGAACTCGAAGTCCCGTCGCTCGTCTCGGTGGTGCACAATCCCGAACACATGAGCATCTTCCGCCAAATCGGCGTGAACGTCATCGAGAACCCCCAGCGACTCATCGCGGATTACCTCTATCGGGCCGTCAAACGCCCGTCTATCAAGGATTACATGAAGGTCGGCGACCGAGCAGAAGTGTTCGAAATCACGGTCGACTCTTACGCGCCCATCGCCGGACTCACCCTATCCGCCGCGGCGGACGACGAGTTGTTCGACGAGGGGATGCTCGTCGTCGCAATCGAGCGGGACGACGAGGTTATCACCCCGCGCGGGAACACGGAGATTCGGGGTGGCGACCTCATCACCGTCTTCTCCGAGAAGGGAGCAACGCCGGAAGTGACCGACATCTTCGGTCACTACGAGGACCACAACTGA